A genomic region of Notamacropus eugenii isolate mMacEug1 chromosome 3, mMacEug1.pri_v2, whole genome shotgun sequence contains the following coding sequences:
- the LOC140531393 gene encoding olfactory receptor 9K2-like produces MGERGINNLSEVNEFILIGFRVGPDLQILLFFIFLLTYSMVLLGNIGMIVLILTASQLNTPMYFFLGNLSFIDLSYSSAVAPKAIANFLSESKTISFAGCVAQLFFFALFIVTEGFLLAAMVYDRFIAICSPLLYSARMSRRLCIQLVAGCYFCGCISSILQVSITFTMSFCASHVIEHFYCDTPPIQKISCSNVFINKVMSYSISVIIILPTIIVIMVSYVYILSTILKIHSSEGQVKAFSTCGSHLMVVSLLYGTVSFMYLTPASNPELVKVASLCYTIVTPMLNPLIYSLRNKDVKEAMKSVSWGKKSFL; encoded by the coding sequence atgggtgagaggggaataaaCAACCTCTCAGAAGTGAATGAATTCATTCTTATAGGATTCCGGGTTGGCCCAGACCTCCAAATcctccttttcttcatatttctgcTTACCTATAGCATGGTCCTTCTGGGGAACATTGGTATGATTGTCCTCATCCTGACTGCTTCCCAACTGAACACACCAATGTATTTCTTCCTAGGcaatctctcttttattgatcTTTCATACTCCTCTGCTGTGGCACCCAAAGCCATAGCCAACTTCTTATCTGAGAGCAAAACCATCTCCTTTGCAGGCTGTGTGGCCCAACTCTTCTTCTTTGCTCTCTTTATTGTGACTGAGGGCTTTCTCTTGGCAGCTATGGTCTATGATCGGTTCATAGCCATCTGTTCCCCACTCCTGTACTCTGCCCGGATGTCAAGACGCCTCTGCATCCAACTGGTGGCGGGATGTTACTTTTGTGGATGTATCTCTTCCATCCTTCAAGTCAGCATTACTTTTACCATGTCTTTCTGTGCATCTCATGTTATTGAACATTTTTACTGTGACACTCCTCCAATACAGAAGATCTCCTGTTCTAACGTCTTTATTAACAAAGTGATGTCATATTCTATATCTGTCATCATTATTTTGCCTACCATCATTGTCATCATGGTGTCCTATGTCTATATCTTGTCTACTATTCTGAAGATCCATTCCAGTGAAGGTCAAGTGAAAGCATTCTCCACCTGTGGATCCCATCTGATGGTCGTGAGTTTGCTCTATGGGACAGTTTCTTTTATGTACCTCACACCTGCCAGTAACCCAGAGCTGGTTAAAGTAGCCTCTCTGTGCTACACTATTGTCACTCCTATGCTGAACCCTTTGATCTATTCTCTGAGAAACAAGGATGTCAAAGAAGCTATGAAAAGTGtgtcatggggaaaaaaaagttttctctag